In Poecile atricapillus isolate bPoeAtr1 chromosome 22, bPoeAtr1.hap1, whole genome shotgun sequence, a genomic segment contains:
- the C22H1orf50 gene encoding uncharacterized protein C1orf50 homolog: MAEGGAEPGDDGPGPGPTPGPDPGLALVEGSSGRAGRVGDPDDLVALARQVQQADDFVRANACSKLTVIAEQIRYLQEQARKVLDEANRDADLNHVACNLVKKPGNIYYMYRRESGQRYFSILSPKEWGTTPHEFLGAYKLQHDMSWTPFEDIERRDAEITVLEKLLSRQAALPPCTEPNFQGLTKSHK; encoded by the exons ATGGCGGAGGGCGGCGCGGAACCGGGGGATGATGGCCCCGGCCCCGGTCCCACTCCCGGTCCCGACCCCGGGCTGGCCCTGGTCGAGGGCAGCTCCGGGCGTGCCGGCCGCGTCGGGGACCCCGATGACCTAGTGGCCCTGGCCCGGCAGGTGCAGCAG GCCGATGACTTTGTCCGAGCAAACGCCTGCAGCAAGCTGACAGTCATCGCTGAGCAGATCCGGTACCTGCAGGAGCAGGCACGCAAG GTCTTGGATGAAGCTAACAGGGATGCTGATCTGAACCACGTGGCCTGCAACCTTGTGAAGAAGCCAGGAAATATTTACTACATGTACAGGCGGGAGAGTGGGCAGCGGTATTTCTCCATCCTGTCTCCTAAG GAATGGGGTACCACCCCCCATGAATTTCTTGGTGCCTATAAGCTCCAGCATGACATGTCCTGGACTCCGTTTGAGGACATTGAGAGACGAGATGCTGAAATAACTGTCCTGGAGAAGCTACTGAGCCGGCAGGCAGCACTGCCCCCGTGCACGGAGCCCAACTTCCAGGGCCTGACCAAATCACACAAGTGA
- the CDC42 gene encoding cell division control protein 42 homolog isoform X1: MQTIKCVVVGDGAVGKTCLLISYTTNKFPSEYVPTVFDNYAVTVMIGGEPYTLGLFDTAGQEDYDRLRPLSYPQTDVFLVCFSVVSPSSFENVKEKWVPEITHHCPKTPFLLVGTQIDLRDDPSTIEKLAKNKQKPITPETAEKLARDLKAVKYVECSALTQKGLKNVFDEAILAALEPPEPKKTRRCVLL; this comes from the exons ATGCAGACGATCAAGTGTGTAGTAGTGGGCGATGGTGCTGTTGGTAAAACCTGTCTCTTAATTTCTTATACAACAAATAAATTCCCATCGGAATACGTACCAACG GTTTTTGATAACTATGCTGTAACAGTGATGATTGGAGGAGAGCCTTACACCCTTGGCCTCTTTGATACTGCAG GTCAGGAAGACTATGATAGATTACGACCCCTCAGCTATCCACAGACAGATGTATTTCTGGTCTGTTTTTCAGTGGTCTCTCCTTCTTCAtttgaaaatgtgaaagaaaag TGGGTACCTGAAATTACTCACCACTGTCCAAAGACTCCTTTTCTGCTTGTTGGGACCCAGATTGATTTAAGAGATGATCCCTCAACAATTGAGAAGCTTGCCAAGAACAAGCAGAAGCCCATAACTCCAGAGACTGCTGAAAAGCTGGCCCGGGACCTGAAGGCTGTAAAATACGTGGAATGCTCTGCACTTACGCAG AAAGGCCTAAAGAATGTATTTGACGAAGCGATATTGGCTGCCCTGGAGCCCCCGGAGCCGAAGAAGACTCGCAGGTGTGTGCTGCTATGA
- the CDC42 gene encoding cell division control protein 42 homolog isoform X2 produces the protein MQTIKCVVVGDGAVGKTCLLISYTTNKFPSEYVPTVFDNYAVTVMIGGEPYTLGLFDTAGQEDYDRLRPLSYPQTDVFLVCFSVVSPSSFENVKEKWVPEITHHCPKTPFLLVGTQIDLRDDPSTIEKLAKNKQKPITPETAEKLARDLKAVKYVECSALTQRGLKNVFDEAILAALEPPETQPKRKCCIF, from the exons ATGCAGACGATCAAGTGTGTAGTAGTGGGCGATGGTGCTGTTGGTAAAACCTGTCTCTTAATTTCTTATACAACAAATAAATTCCCATCGGAATACGTACCAACG GTTTTTGATAACTATGCTGTAACAGTGATGATTGGAGGAGAGCCTTACACCCTTGGCCTCTTTGATACTGCAG GTCAGGAAGACTATGATAGATTACGACCCCTCAGCTATCCACAGACAGATGTATTTCTGGTCTGTTTTTCAGTGGTCTCTCCTTCTTCAtttgaaaatgtgaaagaaaag TGGGTACCTGAAATTACTCACCACTGTCCAAAGACTCCTTTTCTGCTTGTTGGGACCCAGATTGATTTAAGAGATGATCCCTCAACAATTGAGAAGCTTGCCAAGAACAAGCAGAAGCCCATAACTCCAGAGACTGCTGAAAAGCTGGCCCGGGACCTGAAGGCTGTAAAATACGTGGAATGCTCTGCACTTACGCAG AGAGGTCTGAAGAATGTGTTTGATGAGGCTATCCTAGCTGCCCTCGAGCCTCCGGAAACTCAGCCCAAAAGGAAGTGCTGTATATTCTAA